One genomic segment of Methanothermococcus okinawensis IH1 includes these proteins:
- the cysS gene encoding cysteine--tRNA ligase, whose protein sequence is MKIYNTLTKKKEEFNSIDEHEVKMYVCGPTVYDYAHLGHGRTYVVFDTIRRYLEHKNYIVKLVINFTDIDDKIIKRANEENIPPTELADKFIKSFLEDMEKLNIKPAYVYPRVSEHIKDIIRFIEVLIKKGYAYVADDGIYFDVRKFKDYGKLSNINLDEIRTGYRIETNLTKRNPEDFALWKFAKPNEPKWDSPWGEGRPAWHIECSAMGIKYLGEQFDIHGGGNDLIFPHHENEIAQSEVYTDKKPWVKYWIHTGFVMMDKEKMSKSLGNFVELKDLLDKYDFEVIRLFLLQRHYRSPLDYSEEGLLDAKISLEKLYNTLKNIDAICRNSHVKHKLNEIDIKTYETIKNAWINFYNAMDDDFNTPEALKYVFEVSSVINKYMNESNNPNKSLLIMTNEFFKMIGEIFGIFHNIINNKNNEDKNMEGHLIDILINIRAKLKEEKNYKLADEIRSELKNIGIQLEDSPKGTIWKKL, encoded by the coding sequence ATGAAAATTTACAACACATTAACAAAAAAGAAGGAAGAGTTTAATTCAATAGATGAGCATGAGGTTAAAATGTATGTTTGCGGACCTACGGTTTATGATTATGCCCATTTAGGTCATGGAAGAACCTATGTGGTATTTGATACTATCAGACGATACCTTGAACACAAAAATTACATTGTCAAGTTGGTTATAAATTTTACAGATATTGACGATAAAATCATAAAGCGTGCAAATGAAGAAAACATACCTCCAACGGAGCTCGCAGATAAATTCATAAAATCGTTTTTAGAGGATATGGAAAAACTGAATATCAAACCAGCATATGTTTATCCAAGGGTTTCAGAACATATAAAAGATATAATAAGATTTATAGAGGTTCTTATAAAAAAAGGATATGCCTATGTGGCGGATGATGGTATATATTTTGATGTAAGAAAATTTAAAGATTATGGAAAACTTAGCAATATTAATTTAGATGAGATTAGGACAGGTTATAGGATAGAAACAAACTTAACAAAGAGAAATCCAGAAGATTTTGCATTGTGGAAATTTGCAAAACCTAATGAACCAAAATGGGATAGCCCTTGGGGAGAAGGGCGACCTGCATGGCATATAGAATGCTCTGCAATGGGTATAAAATACTTGGGGGAGCAATTCGATATTCACGGCGGAGGAAATGATTTGATATTCCCCCACCACGAAAATGAAATAGCTCAAAGTGAGGTTTATACCGATAAAAAACCATGGGTAAAATACTGGATACATACAGGATTTGTGATGATGGATAAAGAAAAAATGAGCAAAAGTCTTGGAAATTTTGTAGAACTAAAAGATTTACTTGATAAATATGATTTTGAAGTAATTAGATTGTTTTTATTACAAAGACATTATCGTTCTCCTCTTGATTATTCAGAAGAAGGATTACTCGATGCAAAAATCAGTTTAGAAAAATTATACAATACATTAAAAAATATCGATGCTATTTGTAGGAACTCACATGTAAAACATAAATTAAATGAAATCGATATAAAAACCTATGAAACCATTAAAAATGCATGGATAAACTTTTACAATGCCATGGACGATGATTTCAATACACCCGAAGCACTCAAATATGTTTTCGAAGTTTCGAGTGTAATAAATAAATATATGAATGAATCAAATAACCCAAACAAAAGCCTGTTGATAATGACCAATGAATTCTTTAAGATGATAGGGGAAATATTCGGAATATTCCATAACATTATTAATAATAAAAATAATGAAGATAAAAATATGGAAGGTCATTTGATAGATATTTTAATAAATATCCGTGCAAAATTAAAAGAGGAGAAAAATTATAAATTGGCTGATGAGATAAGGAGTGAATTAAAAAATATCGGTATTCAATTGGAGGATAGCCCAAAAGGCACCATTTGGAAAAAATTATAA